The genomic interval ACGTTTTGCAAATAAATAGGCATTTCTCTTGTAATAAAATAGTTATTggcaaaaaatgaaaagcagttaAGAAGGAATAGTTTGACagatatgagaaagaaaattaGTATCCATGTTTCACATAAACTCttgtaaattaattaattattaaaaaataatcctATAGCACTTCAGCTACATAAATAAACAATTGAtttaaggaaaaaggaaaaaatttattccaaatgaaaatcaaagacatAATTGTTACAATtgcaataaattttttatttgaggcAAAATTTTCATACATTGTCATGGGCAGTATGTTAGAATCCTAGAATCAAACTCTGTTACTTCTATGCTAATGATATATCATATCAATATTAAAAGATAATGCACATTTATTTGTTataatctaaaaatattaaaactagatATGGTTCAATTATTGAAAAATAGCTaagatattaaatataaatttgccAGAGAATATGAtgtagcttttttaaaaatcttgcttCTAGGAATAATATATGACATGAAATTTTAATCATATTAGTCAAAAATGAGCTTCAAAGTTATACATATGTAAGCTATGGAAAGGTTTAGTGTATTCgtatttttggtattttctaaACTTGGTACAATATACTTATAGCACTTTTggtaataagaaaatatatatgcttaaataagaaataagtaattTCACTTATCTTCTTTTACTGTAGCCACATGTAACTTTGTGTATGCTGACCGTTGTACAAAACGTAAAGGTGTCTGTAGGAGAAACTGCTTTAATGATGAAAAATCAACTGATATATGTTTCTCACCATTTAAGATTTGCTGCACTGAGTGGATAGACCCATATGATACACGTTGAAAAGAGGAAacacattgaagaaagagatcacatGAGCATTAGTACAGAAAGGAATATAATTACAGatgctgaaataaaaaattaaacacctgaGCCAATGTTACTGTCATTCTTTGTAGATGTTAATTGCAGGTATAATGGAATGATTTAAGAACTGTCTTATTTTCTCTGA from Castor canadensis chromosome 8, mCasCan1.hap1v2, whole genome shotgun sequence carries:
- the Defb114 gene encoding beta-defensin 114, which gives rise to MKIFHYLIHFLYYVTFILPATCNFVYADRCTKRKGVCRRNCFNDEKSTDICFSPFKICCTEWIDPYDTR